The Cryomorphaceae bacterium DNA window TTTAATTCACTATACACCCCAGGCGTAACCTGAATTCCAAGGTCATTGCAGCGGAAAACTAAACCTGTGGCTTGTGTTGCTCCTTCTGCGGGGTCGTACCGGTTATCTCCCATAACAAGAGCTCCCACTTCCAAAGTATGGAACTCATTATTAAAGCCAATTCGGTTATAGTGGTTTCCTGAGTTTCGAATGGCCACTCCTACATTCTTGTGAATATTTGAAGAGTAAAATAAGTTTTCTTCCACTTCATATCCAGTACTTCCTCCGAGGTACAAACCAAATGGTTCTTGGGCTGCCTCTCCGGTGGGCCAGGTGAGGTCTGACGGGTCTGATACCACAAAGGTGTTTTCCACAATCTCCGCCAGCCCCGAGTACCTTAACGATACCCCGCCAAGGTTGCCGGTAAAGGTGTTTTCGGAAATTTTAATGTCGTCGAAACCGAGGGATTTAACACCGATACCGAGTGCGAGGTTTTCGAAATGGCTGTTGGTCACGTGAAAACCGCTGTTGGATGCAGCGATACCTTTTCCGGCATCGAGAATAGAAAACTCATCGGTGCGGGTGTTCACGAAGTCGCATCCCTGAAATTTAATATTGGTCACCCCGCGCAGCACTACCTGATACCACGGAATTTCTTCTTCAAACAACCAATCGTCGTTGATTTCGAACGTGGTATTGTAAAATTTGGTTTTGTTGGTGAAGGCTCCGGTGTAATCATAAGCCTGAACGGCTTGCTGGCAATTGAGAAACGTGGCACCGGTTGAGCAAATCAGGTAGCCTCCGGTGGTTGACAGATCGGGGGTGCCATTTTCGTTTCTTACACCAAGACTTACGCCGAGTGTGGCATTCTCGATGGTGCCCCCGTTTTGCATGATTACCCTGCCCTGATATTGAGCTAACTGCGGTTGGTTGGGGGTACCGAGGACTTCGATGCCGCGCCACATGCCACCGCAGGCGTTGTTAATAACACCACCATTAACAACAACTCTGCCACCAGGCTGAACTCTGATTACAGCGTCATCAGGCATGAGTAGCTCGCCAAGAACCGTAAGAGTAAGCCCTGGGCCAACCTCTAAGCTGGATGTAAAAACAAGCTCTTCATCAGCTTGAACTGTTAAATCTGCATTGAGTGTTTGCATGCCATTTCTAACTAAATCAACCCGCCAGGCACCACGACCAAAAGTAGAACTGAAGTATCGCATATCATCATCAGACTGTTCCTATCCGTTCTGGTTTGCTACCGGGGTCAAATAATTCGTCTATGCACGCCCCAACCCCATCCCCAAAACTCTCCTTAACTTCGCTCCATGATTTCACCCCAAGAAGCGCTGGAATATATCCGTAAAGCCACACCGGCAACCGCGGCAGAGCACAAATCGCCCGGTGAAGCACACCTTCAAACCCTGGCCGAAGACGTGGCCGCGCCGCACCACCACCCGTTTTTTGACCAGTCGGCCATGGACGGCTACGCAGCCCGCTTTGAGGATTTGGTTTCGGGACAGGCCCTGCGCATTGCCGCCCATCTGCCGGCAGGCTCCACCACTCTGCCCACCATTCAACCGGGAGAAGCAGCGCGGATTTTTACCGGCTCTGCCATTCCACCGGGAGCCGACACCGTAATCATGCAAGAGCATTGCAGCACCGAAAACGATCTACTGGTGGTCGAACGTCTCCCCGAAAAACCGGGCACACACATTCGCCGTTGTGGCGAGCAGATTGCCCGTGGCGAAGTAGCCCTCCCAAAAGGAAAGGTGCTCAACAGCAGCGCCATTGGGTTTCTGGCAAGTATTGGTGTGCAGCGTGTTTCGGTATGGAAGCGACCAACAGCAGCCATTATCACTACGGGAAGCGAGTTTATCCGGCCCGGCGAAGAACTGATGCCCGGAAAAATCTTTGAAAGCAATGGGATCATGCTGCAAACGGCTTTGCAGGAACAAGGCATCGCCTCAGAAAGGCACATCTGCGAAGACGACCCCGAAAAACTCACCGCGCTGATTAACCAACTCGCCGAAAAAACCGATTTGCTGCTGCTTACCGGCGGTGTGTCGGTGGGAGACCACGATCACACCCCCTCTGCACTCAGCTCGGCGGGATTCAACATATTGTTTCACAAGGTGAACCAAAAGCCCGGCAAACCCCTGCTCTTTGCCACCCGCAAGGATTGTATGGCCTTTGGACTTCCGGGTAACCCGCGCTCGGTACTGATGTGCTACCACGTGTACGTAAAGGCCATGCTTGGGCAATGGACAGGGCAACAGGAAATAAGCTGGTTCAGCGGTCGTTTAAGGCTGACCGATGAACTCATCAACCGCAGCGGTAAAACCGTCTTCGTTACCGGCAAGAGAACCGACCAAGGCGTTGAGCCCCTGCGCGGACAAAATTCACACATGTTGCAAAGCTTTGCCCGGGCCGATACCATCATTGTTCATCCGCCCGAAGCGCCGCAACTAAGCGCCGGAAGCACGGTTACCGTTATCCCCCTGTGAAAACACAACACACAACGCAGTTTTCAGCGGCCATTTTAGCCGGAGGAAAAAGCACTCGCTTTGGCAAAGACAAAGGTTTGGCGCTGCTTCACAACAAGCCCCTTGTGCAATACGTGGCAGAAGTAGCCAGGGCCGTAAGCAACGACGTATTGATCGTTAGCCAAAACAAAGCATACCAACCGTTTGCCGAGCGATGGGTGCAAGATGAATACAAGGATTGCGGTCCTTTGGGCGGATTGCACGCCGCGCTTACCCACGCCAAAAATCCGTACTGTTTTCTGCTGGCCTGCGATATGCCCTACCTGTCGCTGGCCTTGCTGGAGGAAATCAAAAAGCACATTCATTCGCAGGCCATGATACCCGTAATGAACGGCCACATGCAGCCCCTGTGTGCCTGCTACCACCGCGACGCCCTGCCTGTGGTTACTGCCCGGCTTGAACGAGGCTTTTTTAAAATGAGCGACACCATTGCATTACTCAACCACCAGTTGCTCGGCGTGGATGAAAATTCCGACCTTTACAGCCCTGAAATGTTCATGAACGTAAATACCCTCGCAGAATGGCAGCAACTCCGGAAACCATAACACTGCGTTTTTACGGGCAGCTGGCAGAGCTGGCGGGTACCGAAGCGGAAGAAAAGGCTTTGCACAAAAGCATAACAGCCGGAGAATTGTTGGAGGAGATCCGCAGAGACCGCCCCGTCTTTCGCAGGTTATCCATGACCATAGCATGCAATGACCGCAACGTATCCCGCCAACACATCGTAGAACCCGGAGATGTAGTGGATGTTTTTCCACCCTTCGCAGGAGGCTGAAACGTGAACAGCAACGAACGATATACCCGCCAGATGGCACTTCCCCGTTGGGGTGAAGAAGGTCAGCAAAGGCTCCGAAGCGCGCATATTGCAGTGGTTGGTGCCGGTGGACTGGGTTGTCCGGCCCTGCAATACCTCGCCGCTGCGGGAGTGGGCCGTATCACGGTGGTTGATTTCGACCGGATTGACGTCAGCAACCTCAACCGCCAGATTCTCTTTTCGCCCGCCGACGTAGGAAAACACAAAGCCGAAACCGCCTGCAAGAAACTCCGCCTGCTCAATCCCGAGGTGGAACTCATTGCAGTGAATGAGCCGTTCACTGCCGAACTTGCCGCGGGCCTTCTTCCCCATTGCGACCTTCTGCTGGACTGCACCGACCGCCTCCATGCGCGCTATGCCATCAGCGACGCCTGTGTGCGATACAACAAGCCGCACATTCACGCCGGCGTGTACCGCAACGAGGGGCAGCTTGCCGTGCTGAACTGGCGCGGAGGGGCTACCTACCGTTGCATTTTTCCTGCGCACCCATCTTCGGAGCATACAACCTCCTGTGAAGAAGCAGGTGTGATGGGTACGATTCCGGGCATGTTGGGCGTTTTACAAGCGCACGAGGCCATCAGGGCGCTGATCTGGCCCCACGAAGTGAAAGGAAATGAGCTGAGATTGATAAACCTGCAAAACAATACCATGAGAAACATTGAAACAGCACGCAGCATGAGCTACGGGAGCGACGCCGCGCCTGTACGCGAAATTTCAGCCGATGAGCTGATTACACAACTGGAACAAGGCAAAACGTTCACCTTTGTAGATGTACGCGAGCCCTTCGAATCGCCCTCACCGGCGCTTTGGAATGCCCTCAATATTCCCATGAGCTCATGGGTTCCGGAGGAAGTAGCTACCCGGGTATCGGCCCTGAAAGATTGCATCATTTTCTGTCAGCATGGCGTGCGCAGCATTGCGGCCATTGCCTCTTTGCCGCTTGAAATTCAAGCCAATATCACCAACCTTACAGGTGGTTTGGCTGCCTTCAAAATTGCCGAAGCCAACAAAATCGCCCAATAGAAGACATGGCAGAAAAAAAAATCAAAAACATTTTTCGCGAGGGAGCCATTTCTCCCGACACCATCGCTCAGAGCATTGCCCATCATCAGCACAAAACGGGTATCGGGGCGCACTACCTCTTTATGGGGCAGGTACGCGCCGATGAAATAGACGGCCAAACCGTCGCTGCCATTGAGTACTCTGCTCAGGAAACCATGGCCAATGAGGTGGTGCACGAAATCCGCGAAGAGGCTTTTGCCCGCTTTGACCTGAGTTGTATGCACATTTACCACAGTTTGGGTGTGGTAGAAGCCGGTCAGCTTTGCTTTGTGGTGTTTGTGTCGTCGGCCCACCGCGAGCAGCCCTACGAAGCGGTGCGCTTTATTGTGGATGCCATCAAGGAAAAAGCCCCTATTTTCGGCAAAGAGTTATTCCACGACGGAAGTCACCAGTGGAAGGTGAACAAAGCCGCTGAATGATAGACATTACACACAAATCCAACACCCTGCGGGAGGCCCACGCCAGTGCAACCCTCGTGTTGAGCGAGCCGCAAGCCATGGAGGCTTTAAGCAACAACCGTGTTCCCAAAGGCAATGTGTTTGAAATGGCCAAAGCTGCCGGACTGCTGGCGGTGAAGCAAACCCACACCACCATTCCCGATTGCCACCCGCTGCCCATTGAGTTTGCTTCGGTAGAGTATGAAACCGAGGGGCTGGAGGTGCGCATCCACATGCGCGTTAAAACCATCTACAAAACAGGGGTTGAAGTGGAAGCCATGCACGGTGCCAGTGTGGTAGCCCTCACCATGTACGACATGCTGAAGCCGCTCGATAAAGGCATCGAAATCCACAACATCCGATTGGTGGAAAAGCGCGGTGGAAAAACCACTTTTAAAACCAATGAAAGCCGGCCGTTTAAGGCATCGGTGGTGGTTTGCAGCGATTCTGTATCGGCGGGAAAAAAGGATGACAAATCAGGGAAAGCCATTGTTGCCAGGCTGGAAGAATTGGGCGTTGAAACTGCGCGCTACGAGGTCATCCCCGACGAGCCGCAGCGCATTCAGGCAGCATTAAACCACGCCCGCGAAAACCAAATAGACCTGCTTATTTACACTGGGGGCACCGGCCTTTCGCCCCGCGACCACACGCCCGAAACCCTGCGTCCCTTGCTGGAACGTGAAATTCCCGGCATTGCGGAATACATCCGCGCCTATGGCCAACAGCGCACCCCCTACTCCATGCTTTCGCGCAGTTTGGCGGGCATGGCAGGGCAAACACTGGTTCTGGCGCTGCCCGGCTCAACCAACGGTGCCCGCGAATCCATGGACGCCATTTTTCCGGCTGTTTTGCACATCTTCAGAGTGCTGGATACGGACTTCAAGCATTAGACCGGTAAAACTTCCATCATCAAGCAGAAATTTGTATCTTTCACGTGTTGTCAATCCGACGGCTCATAAATTCTTTTGCACCACCACAACCATCTCAATGAAAAAATACATTCTGATTCTGCTTGCAGCGCTTCCATTCATGGCCGTTGCCCAGGTTAAAACCGTACCTTTTGACGTGATTCGCAACCAACTGAACAGTGGAATGCCGTTGCCTGCCGAGGAGTCGTTCAACATGAAAGGCATACTTCCCGCACAGGTACGGCTGGTTCAACTGGATATACACCGTGGACGACAGCGAAAGGAACCCGATTTTTCCTACCACTGGAAAGCGCCTTTTGATTTCAAGGTGGAAGAATACGAGATCTACGTGGCCGAACCCCTCCGCAGCAACAAACGATACACCTTTACCTTCTCGTACTACAAACCGGCTTCAACCGATGATTTGCGCGAACTTCGCGACGCACTTTACCAGAATCTCAGCTCCTACCTCCACGCCAATTACCAGGTGAGCCGAAGCGGTTTTTCGTCGCTCAACCCGCGCAGAACGGTGATGAACAACCTCGATCAAATTGTGGTGAGCGCTACCAACCGCTACGAGCATTTCATCGCCATGGATTTTCCGGGCTTCAGTGATATCGTACGCCAAAAGATTGAGCAGCTCGAAAAGGTACGCATGCGCGACGCCAGGTTCAACGTGTTTGGTGGCCGTAAAAACATTGACAGTGTACGCGTAGCCTATGCTCAGCAACAGATTGAAGAACTCATCAATATGGTAAAAGCCGAAACCGACCAGTACCTCAGTCGCGATATGCTGGCGCTTGCCGACCGCAGAGAAATCACGGAGTTCGAAACCGAGCGTCTTCCCTCCTACCTTCCTGTGAATGTTGGCTTTGGCGGAGCCTATTTCAGCGGAAACTTCGAAAACCTCGACTACGGCTCAGCCCCTTACGTCGGAGTTTCTATTCCGCTCGGAAACCGCACTTTTAAGCGCTACCTCGGCAATGCATCCATTTCTACAGGTATCATGTTGTTAAACATGCAAAATGCTTCCGGCGAAACAGTTAGTGGTCCGCTGATTGAACGCCCCATCTATGCAGCTTTAGGGTACAAGTTCCTCAACTTCTTCCGCTTTCAGGCAGGTGCTACCATTACGTCAGTGCAAAGTTTGGGTGGCACCGAGCGCATCAATGTGTATCCCTTTGTGGGGCTCAGCTTTGAATTCGACCTGAATATCCGTCTAAACAATCAGCGATAATGATGTTGCGCCGGTTCTTCTGCATTGCACTCATTTTACTTGTGGCCGAAAGCCTCACTGCCCAGCTCTACCCTTATAGCTGGAGGCTTGGTGTGAGTGCAGGTTATACCACCTATTACGGTGACCTAAATCCCTTTGCTATCAATGGGCTGGGCGATGCCGGCAAAGTATTCAGGCTGTACGATTTCAACCCCAATTATATTCCCGGGGCATCGTACAATGTATCACTCGAAGCCCGTCTGACCCCCACTATGGGCATTGCATTAAAAGGCGGCCAATACAGCTTTGCCATGAGCGATCGCTTTGTGAACCGGGCCGGAAACCTGCAAACCGATGCATTGAATTTTGAACGGGCACTCAACGTGAAAACGAACATCTCGGACGTGGGAATTGCCTTGATTTTTGGCACTGACAACGGCTGGTTCCTGAACCGAAAAGCAAGCTTTGCGCCTTACCTCGGAATCGGAGCCGGTATCCTGTGGTTTGACACCTACGCCGATTTGTACGACGACAACGGCCTGCCCTACGATTATACCCAGCCCGACCTGATGACTAACGGAGTGTTCGAAACGGCTCTCAGACCACTGCGAACTGAGCTCAACGACGAATACAGTCGGCAGGCCTGGTACGCTG harbors:
- a CDS encoding molybdopterin molybdenumtransferase MoeA, translated to MISPQEALEYIRKATPATAAEHKSPGEAHLQTLAEDVAAPHHHPFFDQSAMDGYAARFEDLVSGQALRIAAHLPAGSTTLPTIQPGEAARIFTGSAIPPGADTVIMQEHCSTENDLLVVERLPEKPGTHIRRCGEQIARGEVALPKGKVLNSSAIGFLASIGVQRVSVWKRPTAAIITTGSEFIRPGEELMPGKIFESNGIMLQTALQEQGIASERHICEDDPEKLTALINQLAEKTDLLLLTGGVSVGDHDHTPSALSSAGFNILFHKVNQKPGKPLLFATRKDCMAFGLPGNPRSVLMCYHVYVKAMLGQWTGQQEISWFSGRLRLTDELINRSGKTVFVTGKRTDQGVEPLRGQNSHMLQSFARADTIIVHPPEAPQLSAGSTVTVIPL
- a CDS encoding molybdenum cofactor guanylyltransferase, with product MKTQHTTQFSAAILAGGKSTRFGKDKGLALLHNKPLVQYVAEVARAVSNDVLIVSQNKAYQPFAERWVQDEYKDCGPLGGLHAALTHAKNPYCFLLACDMPYLSLALLEEIKKHIHSQAMIPVMNGHMQPLCACYHRDALPVVTARLERGFFKMSDTIALLNHQLLGVDENSDLYSPEMFMNVNTLAEWQQLRKP
- a CDS encoding MoaD/ThiS family protein, with the protein product MAATPETITLRFYGQLAELAGTEAEEKALHKSITAGELLEEIRRDRPVFRRLSMTIACNDRNVSRQHIVEPGDVVDVFPPFAGG
- a CDS encoding thiamine biosynthesis protein ThiF codes for the protein MNSNERYTRQMALPRWGEEGQQRLRSAHIAVVGAGGLGCPALQYLAAAGVGRITVVDFDRIDVSNLNRQILFSPADVGKHKAETACKKLRLLNPEVELIAVNEPFTAELAAGLLPHCDLLLDCTDRLHARYAISDACVRYNKPHIHAGVYRNEGQLAVLNWRGGATYRCIFPAHPSSEHTTSCEEAGVMGTIPGMLGVLQAHEAIRALIWPHEVKGNELRLINLQNNTMRNIETARSMSYGSDAAPVREISADELITQLEQGKTFTFVDVREPFESPSPALWNALNIPMSSWVPEEVATRVSALKDCIIFCQHGVRSIAAIASLPLEIQANITNLTGGLAAFKIAEANKIAQ
- a CDS encoding molybdenum cofactor biosynthesis protein MoaE codes for the protein MAEKKIKNIFREGAISPDTIAQSIAHHQHKTGIGAHYLFMGQVRADEIDGQTVAAIEYSAQETMANEVVHEIREEAFARFDLSCMHIYHSLGVVEAGQLCFVVFVSSAHREQPYEAVRFIVDAIKEKAPIFGKELFHDGSHQWKVNKAAE
- a CDS encoding bifunctional molybdenum cofactor biosynthesis protein MoaC/MoaB, with translation MIDITHKSNTLREAHASATLVLSEPQAMEALSNNRVPKGNVFEMAKAAGLLAVKQTHTTIPDCHPLPIEFASVEYETEGLEVRIHMRVKTIYKTGVEVEAMHGASVVALTMYDMLKPLDKGIEIHNIRLVEKRGGKTTFKTNESRPFKASVVVCSDSVSAGKKDDKSGKAIVARLEELGVETARYEVIPDEPQRIQAALNHARENQIDLLIYTGGTGLSPRDHTPETLRPLLEREIPGIAEYIRAYGQQRTPYSMLSRSLAGMAGQTLVLALPGSTNGARESMDAIFPAVLHIFRVLDTDFKH